From one Streptococcus pneumoniae genomic stretch:
- a CDS encoding IS1182 family transposase, whose amino-acid sequence MYKEYNTNQFSLELNLAFDLPMTHEARLISLFVDSMPSDVLLEEKSHTGRPAFHPAMLLKMTLFAYARQVFSGRKIVQMNEEVIPMKWLSQDTYVSYKTINNFRSSKHANHLIKTAFIYFTLLMRDNGLIKDEALFIDGTKLEADANLYSFTWKKAVEKYETALNGNISKLYDKLVQEGVDLALSKEECETSDGLKALLEKTEEALDEVEKAIAQEPKVIKGGSANKQKRRRIQKLRNQLKKDYLPRKQRYEEARDTFLGRNSFSKTDHDATFMRMKEDHMMNGQLKPGYNVQAATNGQYVLAYDIFPNPTDTRTLKPFLQSIQTLDLFQNIVADAGYGSEENYRFIMDELEKTPLIPYGMYQKELTKKYKNSAENPANWDYLEETDQFIKPDGVVYSFKNYSRRTDKYGFERDFKIYEADKIQDTLELDQLAKTESGHQKQIHYNPTWNYFKEVIKEQLHSEEGSRIYAKRKIDIEPVFGRLKSIFGVRRVHVRGNQAVQTEVGFLFMSMNLTKLAKYLATKTFKNQKPHCDSFILIVFKMEMTVWFYSEASFCPASYYQP is encoded by the coding sequence ATGTATAAAGAGTATAACACAAATCAATTCAGTTTGGAACTAAATCTTGCTTTTGATCTCCCAATGACGCATGAAGCAAGACTGATTAGTTTGTTCGTGGATAGTATGCCAAGTGATGTGCTGCTTGAAGAAAAGTCACATACGGGCCGCCCTGCTTTTCATCCTGCTATGCTCTTAAAAATGACGCTCTTCGCTTATGCCCGTCAGGTCTTTTCTGGTCGTAAAATAGTGCAGATGAACGAAGAAGTTATTCCGATGAAATGGCTCAGTCAAGACACTTATGTTAGCTATAAAACCATCAATAATTTCCGTTCAAGTAAACATGCCAATCACCTGATTAAGACTGCCTTTATTTACTTTACCCTACTCATGCGAGACAATGGTCTGATTAAAGACGAGGCGCTCTTTATCGATGGCACAAAACTAGAGGCCGATGCTAATCTCTATTCTTTCACATGGAAGAAAGCTGTCGAGAAATACGAGACTGCTTTAAATGGAAACATCTCTAAACTCTATGACAAGCTCGTTCAAGAAGGGGTAGATTTAGCCCTCTCAAAAGAAGAATGTGAAACCAGCGATGGACTCAAAGCCCTGCTTGAAAAGACTGAAGAGGCCCTTGATGAAGTGGAAAAAGCAATCGCCCAAGAGCCAAAAGTTATCAAAGGCGGTTCTGCTAATAAACAAAAACGACGTCGCATCCAGAAGCTCCGCAACCAATTGAAAAAAGATTACCTCCCTCGTAAACAGCGCTACGAAGAGGCTAGAGATACTTTTCTAGGACGCAATTCGTTTTCTAAAACAGACCATGACGCTACCTTTATGCGGATGAAAGAGGATCATATGATGAATGGCCAGTTGAAACCTGGTTATAATGTTCAAGCCGCAACCAATGGTCAATACGTTCTTGCTTATGATATCTTTCCCAATCCAACTGATACCAGAACCCTCAAACCCTTCCTCCAATCCATTCAAACATTAGACTTGTTCCAAAACATTGTAGCTGATGCAGGTTATGGTAGCGAGGAGAATTATCGTTTTATTATGGATGAGCTGGAGAAAACACCGCTTATTCCCTATGGCATGTACCAAAAGGAATTAACTAAGAAATATAAGAACAGTGCAGAGAACCCAGCTAACTGGGATTATCTTGAAGAGACAGACCAGTTTATAAAACCAGATGGAGTTGTTTATTCCTTTAAGAACTATTCTCGCCGAACGGACAAGTACGGCTTTGAACGAGATTTCAAAATTTACGAGGCAGATAAGATACAGGACACGCTAGAGCTAGATCAACTTGCCAAAACAGAAAGTGGTCATCAGAAACAAATCCATTATAATCCGACTTGGAATTATTTTAAGGAAGTCATAAAGGAACAATTGCATAGCGAAGAAGGCTCTCGCATCTACGCTAAACGGAAAATCGATATCGAGCCCGTTTTTGGCAGATTGAAGAGTATTTTTGGCGTGCGCAGAGTTCACGTTCGAGGGAATCAAGCTGTCCAAACAGAGGTCGGATTCCTCTTCATGAGTATGAATCTCACAAAATTGGCAAAGTATTTGGCTACTAAAACCTTTAAAAATCAAAAACCACACTGTGATTCTTTCATCTTGATTGTTTTCAAGATGGAAATGACAGTGTGGTTTTATTCTGAAGCGAGTTTTTGCCCAGCCTCATACTATCAGCCCTAG